From the Carya illinoinensis cultivar Pawnee chromosome 4, C.illinoinensisPawnee_v1, whole genome shotgun sequence genome, one window contains:
- the LOC122307767 gene encoding probable pectinesterase/pectinesterase inhibitor 17 has product MAKLLVLFLLVSLTLLSFLSSTLSSSVSNGIDSWCSKTPHPKTCKYYMSHNPKFTGHLPKSKSEFKKDAVNIALEQSLKAQSHNKWLGSKCRSKKEKAAWADCLKLYQETITLLNQTQDPATKCTDYDAQTWLSTALTNLETCRAGFAELNVRDNILPLMSNNVSVLISNTLSINNGSLPPAETKRNKDGFPSWISTGDRKLLQSSTPAADLVVAQDGSGDYKTITEALNAAADGSGSGRFVIRVKSGVYEENLNMGSQFKNIMLLGDGLRWTIITGSRSVVGGSTTFNSATVAVTADGFIARGITFRNTAGPENHQAVALRSGADLSVFYRCGFEGYQDTLYVHSQRQFYKECYIYGTVDFIFGNAAVVLQNCMIYARKPMSGQQNTVTAQGRTDPNQNTGISIHNSRVMAAADLVPALGSVKSYLGRPWKEYSRTVFMQTYIDTLVDPAGWLEWDGDFALDTLYYGEYKNIGPRSSTSQRVNWSGYHVITSASVASQFTVENFIAGKSWLPATAVPFVAGL; this is encoded by the exons ATGGCAAAGCTTCTTGTCTTATTCTTATTAGTATCCCTAACCTTACTTTCCTTCCTTTCCTCGACCCTGTCGAGTAGTGTCTCTAATGGCATAGATTCGTGGTGCAGCAAAACCCCACACCCTAAAACTTGCAAATACTACATGAGCCACAATCCCAAATTCACCGGTCATTTACCAAAATCAAAATCTGAGTTCAAGAAAGACGCAGTCAATATAGCCTTGGAGCAGTCCCTTAAAGCTCAAAGTCACAACAAGTGGCTTGGGTCCAAGTGCCGGAGCAAGAAGGAAAAGGCTGCATGGGCTGATTGTTTGAAGCTTTATCAAGAAACCATCACCCTGCTCAACCAAACCCAGGACCCCGCCACCAAGTGCACCGACTATGACGCGCAGACCTGGCTCAGCACTGCTCTTACAAACCTAGAAACCTGCAGAGCCGGCTTTGCAGAGCTGAATGTTCGAGACAATATATTGCCCCTCATGTCCAACAATGTTTCAGTCCTCATAAGCAACACTTTATCCATTAACAACGGTTCACTCCCACCagcagaaacaaaaagaaacaaagatggCTTTCCTAGCTGGATTTCCACCGGTGACAGGAAGTTGTTACAATCTTCAACACCCGCTGCAGACCTGGTGGTGGCGCAAGATGGATCGGGGGATTACAAAACTATTACCGAAGCTTTGAACGCAGCGGCGGATGGGAGTGGGAGTGGAAGGTTTGTAATACGTGTGAAGAGCGGGGTGTACGAGGAGAACCTAAATATGGGAAGTCAATTCAAGAACATTATGTTGCTTGGTGATGGGTTGAGGTGGACCATTATTACAGGTAGCAGGAGTGTTGTCGGAGGCTCCACAACTTTCAATTCTGCAACAGTTG CGGTGACTGCCGACGGTTTCATTGCTCGTGGCATCACGTTCCGCAACACTGCCGGTCCCGAGAACCATCAGGCAGTGGCACTCAGGTCAGGCGCAGACCTCTCGGTCTTCTACCGGTGCGGCTTCGAAGGATACCAAGACACCCTCTACGTCCACTCACAGCGCCAGTTTTACAAAGAGTGCTACATCTATGGCACAGTAGATTTCATTTTTGGAAATGCCGCTGTAGTGCTCCAAAACTGCATGATCTATGCAAGAAAACCCATGAGCGGGCAACAGAACACGGTCACGGCCCAAGGCAGGACCGACCCTAATCAAAACACAGGGATTTCGATCCATAATTCACGAGTCATGGCCGCAGCAGACCTCGTACCGGCGCTTGGCTCAGTGAAATCGTACCTGGGTCGACCATGGAAGGAGTACTCGCGAACGGTTTTCATGCAGACTTATATCGACACTTTGGTGGATCCAGCGGGCTGGCTGGAATGGGATGGTGATTTTGCGCTCGATACATTGTATTATGGGGAGTACAAGAATATAGGCCCGCGTTCTTCGACGAGTCAAAGAGTGAATTGGAGTGGTTATCATGTCATAACCAGTGCAAGCGTGGCTTCTCAATTCACGGTTGAGAATTTTATCGCCGGGAAGTCATGGTTGCCGGCAACTGCGGTGCCATTCGTTGCTGGTCTCTGA